The DNA region CGCGCTCACCTCCCCCACGTACTCCATCACGAAGCTGTTCTTGCGGATGCGTTCCAAGGTGCGGACGCCCCAGCCGCGCCCGTTGCCCGTGCGGAAGATGCAGAGGTCGTAGCGGATCCCCTTCTGCACCACTCGGTTGGGGCAATCGGAGCCGCAGCGGCACCTCGAGTTGCATTCGTAGATGGGCAGCCCGGCCCGGATGCGCACCTGCCCAGCCTCGTTGTAGGCAAACTTGTTGTGCGAGGCTCCGGGGCAGCAGCCTCCCGCAGCCTCAGCCAAGCAATCGCTACACTCGCAACCCACGGCCACGGGGGTCAGTTGGACACCGGCCCCCACTTTGTACTCGTTGATGTAGACGAAGTCCCGGGGTGGGCCGTGCAAGTCCACCTCGTTTTCCACGGCGATGCGGCCGCGGTGGCTGCGGGTGTTGTTCAGGTGCTGCTCCCAGCGCCGCAGCGCCTGCCGCTGCTCCGCCTTCTGCACCAGGTAAGAGGAAGCGCGGGAG from Meleagris gallopavo isolate NT-WF06-2002-E0010 breed Aviagen turkey brand Nicholas breeding stock unplaced genomic scaffold, Turkey_5.1 ChrUn_random_7180001882465, whole genome shotgun sequence includes:
- the LOC104916314 gene encoding histone-lysine N-methyltransferase SUV39H1-like, which translates into the protein GPVRPGPRGLPSRASSYLVQKAEQRQALRRWEQHLNNTRSHRGRIAVENEVDLHGPPRDFVYINEYKVGAGVQLTPVAVGCECSDCLAEAAGGCCPGASHNKFAYNEAGQVRIRAGLPIYECNSRCRCGSDCPNRVVQKGIRYDLCIFRTGNGRGWGVRTLERIRKNSFVMEYVGEVS